One stretch of Ananas comosus cultivar F153 linkage group 6, ASM154086v1, whole genome shotgun sequence DNA includes these proteins:
- the LOC109712233 gene encoding germin-like protein 8-14, giving the protein MQLVPIQYKPPKPQYNTAIKTFAQFINLTYIDFTMLPLLLSLLLLLLPSSSRASDFCVADLKGVETPAGFACKKVSSVTVDDFVYTGLGVAGNTSNIIKAAVTPAFVAQFPGVNGLGISAARLDIAVGGVVPLHTHPAGSELLLVTQGSILAGFISSANGVYYKYLRKGDIMVFPQGQLHFQINAGGVTAVAFVSFSSPSPGLQITSFALFANSLPSAVVEKVTFLDDAEVKKLKGVLGGSG; this is encoded by the exons ATGCAACTAGTGCCAATTCAATATAAACCCCCAAAACCACAATATAACACAGCAATCAAGACATTTGCACAGTTTATAAATCTAACATATATAGATTTCACCAtgcttcctctcctcctctccctcctcctcctcctcctcccctcctcctcccgcgCCAGCGACTTCTGCGTCGCCGACCTCAAGGGCGTCGAGACACCCGCGGGCTTCGCCTGCAAGAAGGTCTCGAGTGTCACCGTCGACGACTTCGTCTACACCGGCCTCGGCGTGGCAGGCAACACCTCGAACATCATCAAGGCTGCCGTCACCCCGGCGTTCGTTGCCCAGTTCCCTGGCGTCAACGG GCTGGGCATCTCCGCAGCCCGTCTCGACATAGCTGTAGGCGGCGTGGTCCCTCTCCACACCCACCCGGCCGGGTCGGAGCTCCTCTTGGTCACGCAGGGCAGCATCCTGGCCGGCTTCATCTCCTCGGCGAACGGCGTGTACTACAAATACCTAAGGAAAGGCGATATAATGGTGTTCCCGCAGGGGCAGCTCCACTTCCAG ATAAACGCGGGCGGAGTGACGGCGGTGGCCTTCGTGAGCTTCAGCAGCCCCAGCCCAGGGCTGCAGATCACTTCGTTCGCGCTCTTCGCGAACAGCCTGCCATCGGCGGTGGTGGAGAAGGTGACTTTCCTCGACGACGCGGAGGTGAAGAAGCTCAAGGGAGTGCTGGGCGGAAGCGGCTAA